The region CGAGCAGTAGTAGCTGGTGATGAGGCCGACGGCGACGCCGGTGGCCAGACCGATGACGGTGGCGATGCCCACGTCCAGCCAGCCCACGTGCTGCCCCGCGAGCTCCGTGCCGCCCTCGGGCCACAGCACCTTGGCCAGGTAGAAAGTGGCACCCGCCATCACGCCGGCGGCGCCGAAGGAACCCGTGTCCAGCGCGAGCTGCGGGTTGCCGCCCTCTTTCACGCGCACCACGAAGGTGCCCAGGATGGAGCAGATGATGCCGCCCGCTGCGATGATCAGCGGCAGCACGATGGGGCCGACGTTGCCTTGTTGCACCGCCGTGGCGCCGTAGCCGAGCACCATGGCGCCGATGATGGCGCCCACGTAGGACTCGAACAGGTCCGCGCCCATGCCGGCCACGTCACCGACGTTGTCACCGACGTTGTCCGCGATCACGGCGGGGTTCCGCGGGTCGTCCTCCGGCAGCCCGCTCTCCACCTTGCCCACCAGGTCCGCGCCGACGTCGGCGGCCTTGGTGTAGATGCCGCCGCCCACGCGGGCGAACAGCGCGATGCTGCTGGCGCCCATGGAGAAGCCCGTGAGCACGTTGATGGTGGTGGCGACGCCGGCCTGACCCGGGAACACGGCCATGGTGTAGGTGATGTACAGACCGCCGAGGCCGACCAGCGCCAGGCCCACCACGCTCATGCCCATCACCGTGCCGCCACTGAAGGCCACGTCGAGGGCCTTCTCGAGGCTGCCGCGAGCCGCTGCGGTGGTGCGGACGTTGGCCGCGGTGGCCACGCGCATGCCGAAGTAGCCGGCGAGGCCCGAGGCGAGAGCGCCCACCACGAAGGACACCGCGATGAGCGGGCTGTGGCCGGGCTTGTCGCCCATGTTGGCGAGCGCCAAGAGGCCCGCGACGACGACGACGAAACCCGCGAGCACCTTGTACTCACGGGCCAAGAACGCCATCGCGCCTTCGCGGATCAGGGCCGCGATGTCTTTCATCTCGGTGGTGCCGGCGTCTTGCTTGTTGACCCAGCTCGTCTTCCAGAACGCGAAGATGAGCGCGGCCGCGCCAGCGATGGGGGCGGAGTAGATCAGATCCAAGGCTTTGCTCCTGGCTCAGGCGAAACAGCTCCGACGCCGGGCGCCGACACCGCGAGATCGCCGGCGACGCCACTTGCCGCGCTGCAGCACGACGGAGCGGCCTCCCTATAGACCAAGAATCGTTTCAGAGGAAGCCAGATCGCCCGGAATTTCAGCCAAACAGGGGGCCCGTGATGGCCACGAACACGGTCAAGTCCGGCATCCGACCGAAATACACCGGGTAACCCCCGAGATGGTCCGCCGCCAGCATCGCCAGCGCGTCCGCCAGGATGGCGTCGCAGTCGAAGCCCGGCGTGCACAGTACGCCTTGGCCAGGCCACGCCTCTGCCCGCTCCGCGAGCTTTCGCGTGCCGCTCACCAGCGCCGGCACCTGGCCATAGCTCTTGTCGGCCCAGGACCAGCGGAAGCTCTCGTAGGGTTTGGACCAGGAGCCCACGATCTCCATGCGCGCTCCGATCTGGTTGCCGTCGGCCTCCTCCAGCTCGAGCTCACTCTGCTCCAGGTGCAGTGACCAACCCACGTGGTTCTCCAGCCACGGAACCAGCTCTCGCTGCCGCGCTTCCCACTTGGGCTGCCCTTCGTGCAGTGCTTGCAGCAGCTCGTCCCCGAAGAGCAGATCCCCCGGGTCCATCTCCAGGTGCGCGATCACCTGCTTCTTCTCGCCGTAGTCGAAGAGATCCAGACAAATGGGCCCATCTCCGCGGCGCTCCACCTCTGCGCCGCCCAGCTCCCACTC is a window of Polyangiaceae bacterium DNA encoding:
- a CDS encoding sodium-translocating pyrophosphatase → MDLIYSAPIAGAAALIFAFWKTSWVNKQDAGTTEMKDIAALIREGAMAFLAREYKVLAGFVVVVAGLLALANMGDKPGHSPLIAVSFVVGALASGLAGYFGMRVATAANVRTTAAARGSLEKALDVAFSGGTVMGMSVVGLALVGLGGLYITYTMAVFPGQAGVATTINVLTGFSMGASSIALFARVGGGIYTKAADVGADLVGKVESGLPEDDPRNPAVIADNVGDNVGDVAGMGADLFESYVGAIIGAMVLGYGATAVQQGNVGPIVLPLIIAAGGIICSILGTFVVRVKEGGNPQLALDTGSFGAAGVMAGATFYLAKVLWPEGGTELAGQHVGWLDVGIATVIGLATGVAVGLITSYYCSMEKPPVDGVAEQSKTGHATNIIAGLGLGMQSTAVPIICIAAGVVGAAHFAGLYGVAIAALGMLSTTGIQLAVDAYGPIADNAGGIAEMSHQKAEVRTRTDKLDAVGNTTAAIGKGFAIGSAAMTALALFAAFSQQANITGIDLSKPMVMSGVFIGGMLPFLFSSMAMSAVGEAAMDMIEEVRRQFREIDGLLEGKAKPDTARCVDISTRAAIKRMMLPGALAVVTPVVVGFAFGPEALGGVLAGVTVSGVLLALFMSNAGGAWDNAKKSFEGEGFKMRDGSIHPKGSEAHKAAVVGDTVGDPFKDTAGPSLNILVKLMSVVALVIAPLIALS